Part of the Lolium rigidum isolate FL_2022 unplaced genomic scaffold, APGP_CSIRO_Lrig_0.1 contig_34223_1, whole genome shotgun sequence genome, TTATGTGTCAATTGCTGGTATCAATGATAAGCAACTACGTTATGAGGAGCACATGAAGTCACGACATGTAATGCGTTGGTCCGATCTGTTGTTCTTAATTACCAAGCTGATATAGAAGTGCAATAACAGAGAGGAGTACAATATAGTCATTCAAACCCATGCGATGAAGTTTGTCTATCCAATGGTGACGAGCctaccatgtacgcatgcacaaaGATTAATGTCACACTTTGTTGTCCAAATAGAATTTCTGCTGATATTCGTGAACCAATCATTATTGCGCCTAACCATTTCATTACAGAAAATCATATCTTCAGTTTTGTTTGGTTTGTTTTAGTTTATTACCACAATTCATATTCCTTCATAAATTATCCACAATATCTATGCTACTAAAGTCTTGCATGGACCTACTAGAAGTATGACCTAAACACCAACCAACATAACACTTTGCATCCTCATTGGGATCATAGGAAACTAGTATCGATATTTGTTGTGTGCTTCAACTAACTCTATGCGCTTGCATGATGTGTTAAATATCAGCCAACCATCAAGGTAGTGATAAGAGGGTTTGAGGAAAAGCCACTGGTTCACACCACATACCCTCTTAAATTTATAGTACAACGTACTCTACAAATCTCGATAGGATACTTTTAGACTCATACACTGTAAAATCATGTTTAAAATATGTAGAGACACTAAACGGGATGTAAGAATATATAAACACATTTTGGTCCACCTCAACGGCACATGTACATTGTGGTAAATGGATGCAAGCTTGTAGTTTCTATGATTTTCCTTCATTTAAACGGATTTAACATCAAAAGAATGTTTTAACATAATAATACTGAAAATATAATTTTGAAATGGATATTTACTGGCTTTGGTATGTTAAATACACTAATAATTATCATTGTATTAGTTGATAAATGATGTGATAAATGTTGTGTGATGGATACATATTTAAGATTTAGAGAAATATTGAATTATGCATAAGTAAAAATGTTTAGTATAAAAAGTTTGATAGCATGATATTTTAAAAATAGATTGGGTAATGTTCTCGTCTAATTCAGCCCAATACAAGGTGacaattttatatgaaaattTATTGTAGATTCTCAATTACATTCTTAGAAGTCACATCTGTAGTTGTGTAATGAGAATATGAGTATATAATTAATTAAAATTTGAGGGCATTTTTCCtttcattttcatcatttttCTCTCAGAGCACTGAAGCAGAAGACGATGCTTCTAGCGACTGAGCGAGACTCGCAGGTTCGAGCGACACAAATAGTTAGTGTAAGCTTGTATTGGCATGAGACAACGATTTCTTTTTACCACGGTGTATCTAGAAATATTTATGGTGGCATATTTGCACTTCTGCTACATCTTTACATATGCATCGTTAACAAAATAGGAgcaacaaaaattaaaaaaattctaaaattctAGACCTATATCACCAACAAATAGCAGGACACCGAAAAAATAATGTAAACCTGTTGAACAAGTACGAATGCTAAAATCCTAAAATTAAGTGATAATAATAATAAGTAATGCCAGAGGCTATGTtttctgttgttgttgctgtcaaAACGTAGCGCGCGCCTAGTGATGAACTCGTCGCCAAGCCCCAAAAGTTGAGCTTATTTTCTCAAGAAACGTGTGTGCTGCAAAATCGACAGGTGGATCTCAGCCTCCAACTCGGTAAAGTTCCGGTGCCATTGTTATCTTGCAAGAAATGCACATGATAAAAAAAAAACCCCCGATCGTTGGATCTCAGCTTCGATCTCGGCCAAGTTCCAGTGCCGTTGTTATCTGGTTCACCTCAGTGTAGTGCCATCGTTATCTTGTTAGGTTAGGTCAGGTGTGATGCCATACCATTATACCAAATCACTCCCGTCGCGCTCAAATCATGATTGTATTAGGCCCTTTACCGCGCAAAGCAACAACTGTTACGACGTCAGAACATCAGAGAGGACCTGCCTCACAGTCTGCCAACGGGGCTAGGTTGGGTGCGGACCGGAGTCGGTGGCCCGTCCGGCGAGCGACCCCCGTTGGTCCGACAGACCTACCCTCGCCACGGCGCCAGATTGGTAACACGATGTGGCCGCACCTGCTACGAATGCGAGTCCACCTGAACCTGTGCGTGGCTTGTGAGCGCGATGTTGTCATTCGACCTCTGATGTCCGAGTCATATTCCCATTTCCCCGAGCCCAAGCCGGGAAACGGAAAGCCCAGCGACCGAGACGACTCCTGGCCGGGTCACTCTCGACTCCAGCCCAACGGCCGAGCCGGAGAATGGTGCGGTAGGTGGTTTGCCTGGCGCTGCGCCGTGTGTGTGACAGCGACATTCTTTACCCTTGCCCCGGCCTCGCCGCCGCGAATATACCTCACCCTCCGCCCCATTTTCACCTCGCCTCGGCCGCCTCGCTTCCCCTTATATGCACTGGAGCTCACTCCATTCGCGCGGAGGAAAAGCCACCGCGCCGCACCGACACGCGCGCTGTTACTGGAGCGGAGGAGTGTGCCCGTTGTCGCTGCGgggggctcggcggcggcggcggcggcggcgatggggctGCTGTCGAACCGGGTGGAGCGGTCGGAGATCAGGCCCGGCGACCACATCTACACCTGGAGGGCCGTCTACGCTTACGCCCACCACGGTACCTACCCTGCCTGcagcccctcctcccctcccccatGTCTCCCCTCCTCCGGTTGCGCCGTCTCTCTGAATTCCAATCTCTCAATGTCCGCCAACGGCTCTTCTGCGCGCTTCTCCTGCCCGATTGCTCTGCGCTCCCGTGCCTGGCGAATGTGGGGCGTCGGCGCAGCGGAATTTCACTGTCGGTTGTGTTTTGCGTCTCGTTTGGCGGTGAGTAATTCAGTGCGCGACTGCCTGTTTCATCTCTACCGGGGCATTCTGGCGATCCCCTGTAGTCTGTACAGACAAGTCCCCTGCTTGAAGCAGGGGTCGGGTCGCTTGATTCGTAGGGAGATGCACGTCAACCACCAACTCTCCCTGCTTGTATTGCTTTTGCAAGGCCAAGTTGCCGAGAAACTTCAGAACTGCTCAGCTGTAGCACCGCAATTCTGCACAGTATAGATAGTAGCCTCCTCCCGTTGGGCTTAAGTCTTCTCTAAGAGTTTGAACACCATTGGTTTTGGTTGAAGACTGTAACAATAGGAAAAGAAAATTATTTACTACGGATGGTAATGATTCATGCCATAGTTCTACTCCATCTCATATTTAGTTCGTTGTAGGAGTTGAATTCTCGAAGGAAAAAAAGGAGTTGAATTGAGGGGTTAGAGTTAAACTGAAGCTCCCGAACTGCATCCCTAAATGCTTCCAGATGGCTGCGAGCCCGTCCCATAATGCTTCCAGATGGCTGTGAGCCCGTCCCTGACGCCACATGCCGTGTCTCCTGCTCTACATGTACAACAATCGACACTTGTTCTTCTTCACCTACTGCTAACCAACTTGCTTGTCCGTATCTATTGTTTCTTGCCTTCGTGGAGTAGCTTTCCTATTACTGTATTATTTCCAGATTGCTCACAAGGCATGAGAACTTGGAGCCCTCTAATTATTAATTTGTCCTGGAGCAACTGTAAACTAATACACTACCTCCAAAGTACCATTtagttttactttgttttgctgaGAACTTGGCATCACAGCTGCCCCCCTTTTGTCTTTTATCCTCAACCCCAGCTGCATTTGCAGTAATTCTCTTACTTTGCGTTATTCTAAAAAAGTTCTCTTGCTTTGCTTCTCAGTACTTCAGTAAGTCACGCACCTTTGATATCCCATTTCTACACCGTGTCACTGTGCGCTATATGGGGCTGGTGTCTAAAGCATCAGACATATGTGCTTTTAGTTGGCAGATGCAGTGTTGTATCTATTGACGTGGTCCTTTTTGTGCATTCAGTCAGGGCCGTAGCCCATATGTAGGGAGGACATGTTGTAGGTTTTGCACATGATGCCATGGCGACCTGCATGTAAAAGCTACATTATTTGTCAAAACTGTCTTATCCTCTTGCCCCACACCCACCCACTCACACACCAATCTGTCGGTTCTTCCTGAATCTGTTTCTCTTTTCATGCATATTGCTTTTCCAGATATTATTGTAGTGTTGGGTCATTTTCTTACTCAGTTACCACTGATTGCGTGTTCAGGTATTTACGTCGGAGGAAGCAAAGTGGTCCATTTTACGCGAAAGAAGGAGGTTGAATCTTCAAATTCGTCCAACTCCTTCTCCAGCCTGATCTCATtctcagaggcttcatcggagtGCCCAACATTCCCAGACTGTGGTTTTCAGCTGTCGGATAGCGGTGTCGTACTTACCTGCTTGGATTGCTTTCTTGGCAATGGCTCACTCTACTGCTTCGAGTACGGAGTGCCATCTGCGATTTTCCTTGCGAAGCTGCGAGGGGGAACCTGCACCATTGCCCAATCAGACCCATCTGAGGTCGTGGTCCGGAGAGCTATGCACCTGCTTCAAAATGGGTTTGGCAACTACGACATATTCGAGAAGAACTGCGAGGACTTTGCACTCTACTGCAAGACTGGACTTATTCCCGCCGATGAGCCAGGCATCGGGGCAAGTGGGCAAGCATCAGCCGCCGTTGGGATCCCATTGGCAGCTCTTATGTCGAGTCCATTCAAGATGTTTGCCGCCGGTCCACTCGGGATGGCCACTGTCACGGCTGGGATGTACTGTGCTGGTAGATACATCACTGACCTAGGAGTAAGGAAGGATGTCACCAAAGTCGAAGTGGAGAACCTATCGTCACACCTTGGTTTCCGCCGCATTGAAGATGCAGAATCGGTGAACAGCAGCCCAGATAAAGTGAAGAAGACCTTGCTCCCAATGAAGAGAAAACGCGAGAGGTGACTTCCGCGATACGGTCTGGGAGCATAGACTTCTCTGCACTACATCGATAATTGGTGCAGATATGTGGATACTATATCAAATCTATGCTTCAGTATAATAAGCTTGATATATATAGCCATAGATATAATGTAACTGTGAAGCGTGCTCTCATTTAGTTGAGTGCACACTTCACACCATCAGTTGAATAACTCTCCAAACTGGATCTGTGATGGAAATTTCACAGTTTGGTctctaaatcagatgtgtttctACCATTTAGTCTATTAATATGATAAGCTCTCATTCAGGGTGTTTCGCTCCCTGTTCTTTCACTTCTGCTGCAAATTGAGAGCTACagcagtattttcagaagtttccgAGTCATGATTAAGACCTAAATTGTGTTGATTGTTTCTCATGATGAACTTAAAATCTGAGCACTTTGGAGGCTGAACTCCAAAGTCAGCTACAGTTTTACACACTGATAGACAATATTTTCAGATGGTACTGAATCATAGTTAAGACCTAAATAGTGTTGATTACTTCTCACTGTGAATGGCCATTTCTAAGCCTCTCAAGATGGTAAACTGTCGGCAGTTTGTTTGTACTTTTCATCAGGTAGAGAGTGTCATAATGTATCACTGACTCACTGTATGATCACTCGAGATGGCCAAGCGTCCGTAGTGTGTTTCCACTTCTCATCATGATTCATGCAGCAGGAGACAATTGAGCATAGTATCACTGTATGATCACTGATCAGTACATATTTGGTCCAGGATTTGATGATTGTAAAATGAAGGCAAACCTGTCCGGAATCTGTATTGTACCAGAGTACCGGATGCAGATGCAGGCACAGAGGAACCAGGAAAATTCACCGCCTTTCTGcatgtggaggaagaggaagatcttGGGCAGGCAAAGACGCTAATGTGACTGTTTCCTTGGAAATTACTCAAGTACTCAGCTCCCTTTTCACCTttctctttgtcttctagctttaATCATTGATCTCGCGGCTTGATCCCCTCTGCTCGAATCATTTCTCTCTTTTGTTTTCGACCGATCCAGTGATCATGTCCTGGATCTAAAGGCTGGCTGGGTGCCAGGTTGTGCATGGAGATCTGGCTGGGCGTGGATTTGGTAGGAGAAAGGTGAGAAATATCATTGCTAGGACCACTGTCACGGAGGGGTTAGTCAGGATATATTATCTCTGGGCTTACATGCCCTTTGTTGTACAAGCTACAGCGCAAGAAATTAGTATTCTGTCAGCAGTGGATCTGGTTGACTTGACTGTACTGTACCGGATGTACTCCGTAGTCTGTATGCCTTTGGGATATGCAGAAAAACCGAAAACTGAAACCAAAAAGACTGAGACTGAACCTGAAAGACTTAGACCGAAAGACCGGTCAATATATTGGTAGCAAATTTCGCAAACCGAATTTAGTTTGGTCAAGTCAGTCATTAGTTCTCAGTAACCGAATTAACGAAACTGACGAGCTTTACCATTCCGCCCAATTTTCAGAACTGTGTGATATGTGTGAATTATGGATTTGTGGTATTATTGTATGTTGATCAAACTGCTATAGTGTGGTTTCGTCTTTGTTTGGCATTGTTGAAGGCTTATTCTTGCCTATCGATAATAACATATGTATTGAAAAAAAAAGTCCAAAATGCATATGGAATGCTGCAATTTTTTACTAGATAGTGTCCAAGTTTTGTGTCGATTGCATTGTCTGGGCATGATGGATGCCGAATTATTGGGTACCCGAATTTATTGGATCGTAAAATAATTATATTCTGGTTTTTATTTTTAAAAGCACGAAtttaaagtagacccaagtgaacGCACAGACCTAGTCTATACGATTGCATGTGTGCCACCGGAGAGCATGTGGGGAGTGTATATCAAATGGTCCAGCATGTGATTGGCAAAATGATATGCAGTCTTATTATCTTTCCCGTGAGACCGTGACACGTGTGATTGTGACCTCAGTATTACAGATTTTTTTCCGGTATCATTGGCTGTTTTCCTGTCATAGTTCTTATTTCTTCCCACCACGCGAAATGCCGGGTGTGGCCCGATTAATGCATGTGGCCCATCGCATCTCATCGGGCACCGACTCGGAAGattctcaacaaaaaaaatttAGATAATAAAAAAAAATGAGAGTGACATGATCGAAGTTATGGAATTGTTTCGGAATACATGGGCATTACGCTCTTTTCaaatttcccatgccaccaacatgGCAAGCGAGGTCATTGCCTTCATTGATTCACCATTCCTGCGGACGACGTGAGTCCACTAAATGACCAATCCTTCATGGTTTCCATGATATGCCAGTATCTAGGCTCGATATCATCTAAGCCAAGCTAAATCTTTAGGTTGGACCAAAGTCTAACAGTGAACAAACATTTCAAAAGGAGATGTGTGGCCAATTCTAGCACTTGATTGCAAATCTTACAAAAGGCCATAATTTTTCCATTCTCACTGCTCAAGCCTATCTGTCGTCCACATTCTATTTTGAACAATCAACCATGAAAAAATCTTGCATTTGGGCTACCTCCACAGTTTCCACACCAAGGAAATCATGGAGGATGTGATGAGGCTCAAAATTTGCATCATGTATACCAATTTGTCCGAATagcattcattttttttttgaacttccaCATGATTGGCTTGGAGTGTCATTTTCCAAATGAATATTGTCAAGGAGGTTCCAAAGTTTGGAGAATCGGACAATGTCTTGGATAGAAAGGCCATTGAACATTGATTTGAAAGACCAAAAAGTTGGTTTCCAAGGTTTTTGCAAGCCTGGAGAATCGGTAATTCTGCTAGATAGAAAGGCCATTACACGAGTTGATTCCAGAGACCGAAAAGTCATTTTCCAAGGCTTTTGCTACCGTGCACTTCTTATTGGAAAGCTCAAAGGTGGAAGTACTTCTTGCATATGCATAATTCATTCCGGCATCGAACCACCCATGATCGTTTTCAAGCTAATTTGGTTAAGCACATGTGAACTCATGCAGGAGAACAACCTAGATAGTCTGTTTCGATATTCAATTTGGGTTGTCTTATTTGTAAAACTATGTGGGATTGTGAAATATTCTTGTTTGAACAAAATTTACTTTTTCTACAATTTGAACTGCCTTGTTTGAATTGCCATGTTATTTGGAAGGCAATGGCCAACTGGCCAGGCCTGGGCAAAGCCAGCGCGGACCGAATGGGTCGCGCCGCGTGGTGCCCAGGCCAGCCAGACCCCGCACGATGCATCATATCCGTGGGCCGACCCAAACAGATAAAAACGGACCGTTTGGATGGCCAATTTGGACCGGCCTGCTGGTGATGCCCTTAGCGTCAAATAGGAGTGGCCTCGTCAAGGGGAGCGCGCCACAGGTCCGGCCTAGTGttatctttgttttttttttttttttgctttttcagGTTTATTCTATTACTTTTCTGCTGGTTATTTACTATTTTTTAATGTGAACTTTTTCCGAGATTGAACATATTTGAAAAATGAACATGTTTACAAATTTTTTTGAAAACTGGCAATTTTTGAAAATTGaacatatttttaaattttttttttgaaattttaacatTTTTAGATTTAACATTTTTAAGATTGAATAATTCTCAAAAATAAACATTAATCCAAAAATTATTATTTATTTGAACTTTTtagaatttgaatattttttgaatcctaaaactaaatatttttttaaaaccgAGAAAAACCTTACAGAAACATGAaaacaaaagaaaggaaaaaacctGACAGAAAACCACCAAAAGGCTAGGTGAAAAAAATAGCGAAGTATGGTCCGGCCCATAACACGAAGGGGGTGTGCTATTCAAGGTAACCACCAACCTTGTTGATGTATAAGGTTTATACCACAAAAAAATGAAACAAGTAGACTGACTCGGAAAAAAGATATGCATTGCCCGTTGGAAAGGGCCAAAGGCTGTCACCGGCTCACTGGGTGCCCATTAAGCATTGCAGCAAATGAAGCTCACAAACATCCCAACTTCACAACACAAAAAGTTCATCATTTCAATTATTTTtgattatcatttttattttatcCGACTTTCTAATTTATTAAAAAATATCTTTTTATTCACTAAAGTTATTTCCTTCTATCTAGGAACTCTTTGCATTGCCCGGCTATTCAACACTTCTATCTTTTttttcctacagaagtggaatattTATATCAAACTAATACATTAATGGTTCTTTACAAGCAATGACTTAAGGAAGGAAACACCACACAAGCGTCACCGTCACCGTTACTAGATCCTACCAGTGAAGGCTAGATTATAGCTTTCATACCAAAGATCAAGTTCGAAAGACTTCGAGGTTCAGCAACGGTACGACGCATGCACATGTACAACCAACTATGGTGAGATCTAGCTTGATACCCGATACTCACCACCAAATCTCCATGACACGGAAAGACCGAGATGCCTCCATTTCTTTTGCAAATAggacatactccctccatcccaaaatgtaaggcgtctaaggattggttaaaagtcaaactttactaactttgaccaaatatttagaaaaatatatttacatctataatatcgaatggacatattaagaaaaaatattttatggtgaatctattcataTTGATTCAGTACTGTAAATGTTTATAATTTTGTGTCTAAACTTGATCAACCTTAAAAAAAGttaacttttgactaatccttagacgccttacattttgggacggagggactaCGTTCTATCTTTGATAAGCCGAGAAAGGTCCAACACGTCCGATCAGAGAAACCACTGCACATGTGCCGGGTCTTGACATGAGCTATGAGCGTTGCCACGTAACTGATAGCCAGGCCCGCATAATAACAAGAGCCATCTACGTGTgacccacgctcgacatgcatctTCAAGCGAGTTATAATATGGTTGATTTAGCCTTGACTAAAATTCAAGTGAGTTCGAATTGAGTCCTCATCGATCTGTCTAGTCGATATATATTGGGCTAAGTTTGAACACAATAGGCTGATGAGAATTTCAATCTAGAGCGATGTTTTCAACTACTTAAAAGCACAACAATGTCGTAGTTTTGTATTTTGCGTAGGACTGGCCGCATTCCACCTTACTGCCTAGATTTTCAATACTTTAATTTTTTTGCGGGTATTCTATACTTTTTAATTAATCTTCCATTTTTTTTGTTGCCtaaaagatgaagaaagctcccaCATCTAGGATACAAATCATCCTAATTTAATATGTAACAATATCACTATATGTATAATTGTATCACTTCAAGCATCGTGCTAAATTGAGCTAGCTAGTGTTTGCTTAAGATCAACCTCTTTTTTTAGTCGAGCTACACAAACACTTCTAGTCGCCTCATTTACCCGAGTCAAGCCCACAAAACGAGTAAATCTCGACATAGTACAAGGCTCAGGCCATGGATCGCTGATATCCATTCTTCCAAGTGAAGAGATATACATGAACTACacatccacatggaccaccatggATGGCAAAAAGGAGGAACCGAACGGAAACGGAGCCTGCTCGGCATGCCGAGCAGTTAACGCGATGTGGTTGTTCCCCACACTCCTCCGCGGGAATCAGACCGTGAGACTGCCGTCTGGAGCACTAGAACTGGGATAAGATAGCACTAGAGCACGACGGGAACGAACTCAACGTTCCCCGTGCCATGTTCAGATTGATTAGCCTACGCTGACGACAGAGAGAAAAACGAGGAGACCCTGGATGGCGACCCGATATCGTTTTTGGCTGGCCGATAGGAATTGCCGGGGTTGTAGCGATGCGATTTTGGGGATGAGACGGATGGGGACGTGGATAGGAACGTTGGTGATCGGACGGGCCGCAGCGAGATATCCGCCGCGCGCCTCGTGAGCGTCACGTATCGCACGGGTGTTCCGTTAAGCCGCACTCACATGATCAGGCCTTCAATTCAAGACGATCATCGAGCCTTCAATTCCAGAGCTGAATTTGGAAGCGATCGGCGGCGTCAATGGAATCTTGAGATCGGAACAAATTGTACGTACGTAGTACTAGGCTGTGTATGTAGCGCATAACTGCACGCTCGCGTCGCCCGGCACGGCACGTATCCTCCATAACTCCGCCGGTATATATCCGTCACGACCCAGGCGGTGTGGCCGTACGTGTGTGCGTGCAACAAAAACCCCACCACCAGGACCCGGCTCTGACTGACGGCGAGAGGAGAGAGATGGCGATCGGCGGCGCTGGCGAGGGCGACGGGGCCGGGAGCGGTGAGGGGAGGAGCGTGCTggtgacgggcggcgcgggcttCATCGGCACGCACACGGTGCTGCAGCTCCTGGGCAAGGGCTACGCCGTCACCGTCGTCGACAACTTCCACAACTCCGTCCCCGAGGCGCTCGACCGCGTCCGCCACATCGCCGGACCCGCCCTCTCCGCCCGCCTCCACTTCATCCTCGTACGCACGCCCCACCTTCTACTCCTCCACTCTGGTTCCTTCTCCGATCCTCGTTCCTGCCGTAACTTGCGGCTGACTGGTTTGATTTGGTTTGGTTGGTTCGGTTGATCCCAGGGGGATTTGACGATCAAGGATGACATCGAGAAGGTGTTCGCCGCCAGGAGGTGATTTTTGGATCGATCGTCCATTCCAATTTCCAACCCGATTAAATCTCGCAACCGGTGATGAAATCTTGGGCTTTGCCAGGTACGACGCCGTGATCCACTTCGCCGGGCTCAAGGCGGTGGCGGAGagcgtggcgcacccggagatgTACAACCGCAACAACATCGTCGGCACCGTCAACCTCTACGACGTCATGAAGCAACACGGATGCAACAAGGTACTCCATCTTGATCCATCGCCCTAAAACCCCTGTCGTCTGCACTTCAGAGATAGGTTTCTGACACCCGCAAGAACCGAACGTACCAGCTGGTGTTCTCGTCGTCGGCCACCGTGTACGGCCAGCCGGAGAAGGTGCCCTGCGTCGAGGACTCGCCCCTCAAGGCCCTCAACCCGTACGGCAGGACCAAGGTAACTTTCTACAGTCCGTCAGGTTGTCATCAGTCACTGCAATTGGCATCGATGTGACGGTGATCGTCGACATGTAGCTGTACCTTGAGGAGATGCTGCGCGACTACCAGCACGCGAACCCGGAGTGGCGGACGATCCTGCTACGCTACTTCAACCCCATCGGCGCGCACGAGAGCGGCGACATCGGCGAGGACCCCAAGGGCGTGCCCAACAACCTGCTCCCCTACATACAGCAGGTGGCCGTGGGCAGGCTCCCCGTGCTCAACGTTTACGGCCACGACTACCGCACCAGAGACGGCACCGCCGTCAGGGACTACATCCACGTCGTCGACCTCGCCGACGGCCACATCGCGGCCCTCGAGAAGCTCTTCGCCACCCCTGACATCGGCTGTGTCGCGTACAACCTCGGCACTGGCCGCGGGACCACCGTGCTGGAGATGGTGCGCGCGTTCGAGAAGGCATACGGCAAGGTGTTTGATAGTGATATATCTCCGTTGTTGGTATTTGCCCTGTCAGTTCAGATGAAAAAGGGGCTTCAGACTGACCGTCTGTGGCTGCTGCAGGAAATCCCGGTGAAGATGTGCCCCAGGAGGCCCGGCGATTCGGAGCAGGTGTACGCGTCCACCGCCAAGGCCGAGAGGGAGCTCGGCTGGAGGTAATCCATCGCCATGAACTCTA contains:
- the LOC124681125 gene encoding protein LEAD-SENSITIVE 1-like, whose translation is MGLLSNRVERSEIRPGDHIYTWRAVYAYAHHGIYVGGSKVVHFTRKKEVESSNSSNSFSSLISFSEASSECPTFPDCGFQLSDSGVVLTCLDCFLGNGSLYCFEYGVPSAIFLAKLRGGTCTIAQSDPSEVVVRRAMHLLQNGFGNYDIFEKNCEDFALYCKTGLIPADEPGIGASGQASAAVGIPLAALMSSPFKMFAAGPLGMATVTAGMYCAGRYITDLGVRKDVTKVEVENLSSHLGFRRIEDAESVNSSPDKVKKTLLPMKRKRER
- the LOC124681127 gene encoding UDP-glucose 4-epimerase 3-like; protein product: MAIGGAGEGDGAGSGEGRSVLVTGGAGFIGTHTVLQLLGKGYAVTVVDNFHNSVPEALDRVRHIAGPALSARLHFILGDLTIKDDIEKVFAARRYDAVIHFAGLKAVAESVAHPEMYNRNNIVGTVNLYDVMKQHGCNKLVFSSSATVYGQPEKVPCVEDSPLKALNPYGRTKLYLEEMLRDYQHANPEWRTILLRYFNPIGAHESGDIGEDPKGVPNNLLPYIQQVAVGRLPVLNVYGHDYRTRDGTAVRDYIHVVDLADGHIAALEKLFATPDIGCVAYNLGTGRGTTVLEMVRAFEKAYGKEIPVKMCPRRPGDSEQVYASTAKAERELGWRAKYGIEEMCRDQWNWARKNPYGYCGNAEKED